Part of the Bacillus sp. N1-1 genome, TTTCAAATGAGCTAATCTCGTTTGATCAGACTGATTTGAAATCGTAATTTTACCAATTGTATCCGATTGTTTAAGTCCAGAAAAAATAGCCTCGGCCATTCGTCCTGCCCCAATAAACAAGATATTCGGTTTATTCAACATAACCCCTCCTCAATTTCCTTCTTTACTATATCAAAAGGTACCTAAATAGAAAAACGCCGGCTAATCGCCGGCGTTTACCAGAACTTATATCCAGGAGAACCTGGTGGAGCGTGTTCAATCATCTGAATCACTGGTACGGTATATGCCACAAGGATAAGCACAGTTGCGATACCAAGCCACAACCGCCAATTTTCTAAAATGACTGGTGTTTTCTCGGCCGCCTCTGCCACCTCTCCGATCGGAAAGTCTTCTTTGCCTTTTGGAGCGAAAAAAGCTAGAGCTGTCATAATATACATTAAGAGTAAAATAGCAATAAAGAGAATGGAACCACCAACGGCCATTGTTACTTCATAAGGAATCCATCCTAGTGCATCAGGATGATCCTGGTATGTCGTATAAGCTGTTCTTCTCGGTGCACCAAGCAAACCAACTGTATGCATAGCTCCTGACATAAAGAACATGCCAATCGCCCATAGGATCGTTTGTAGATTTGCAATTTGATGCATTCTTCCTGTTAGTACGCGACCGGTAAGATGCGGGATAAGCCAATAGGCTATTCCAAAAAACGTAAGCGCAACACTCGAAGCAACAGTAAGATGGAAATGCCCTGTAACCCACAGCGTATTATGAACAATCTGGTTCATTTGGTTACTAGCATTAATGATTCCTCCTGCACCTGCAGGAATGAAAATGAGCATACCAACCATCGGTGCAAAGAATCTTGCATCCTTCCATGGTAACGCACGAAACCAACCAAATAATCCTTTTGCTCCTTTTTTCCGTCCTGCTATTTCAAAAGTAGCAAACAATGAAAAGGCAGTCATCAGAGAAGGAACGATAACCATGAACGTTAATACGACCTGCAAATACTTCCAAAACGGAGAAATTCCTGATTCAAGTAACTGATGATGGAAGCCAACAGGTATAGAAAACAGTAAGAAGAGCACGAAAGATAAACGAGCTAAAGAGTCACTGAAAATCTTTCCTCCAATAATTTCTGGAATAATGACATACCAGCACACATAAGCAGGTAAAAGCCAGAAATACACAAGTGGGTGACCAAAATACCAGAAAAGCGTACGACTTAGTAGAATGTTAATTTCATCAACCCATCCAAATGACCATGGAATGAATTGAAAGATAACGGAAACGGCAACACCAATCGTAGCGACAAACCACAAGACCATTGTCATAACAGCCATAAAGCTAAACAAAGGAGAAATGTTCTTATGAGTTACCTTTTTCCAGATGTAATATTGATGACACATCGCGCCGCCTGCTAACCAGGTACCAACAATAAATAACGTAAGGCCAATATAGAACCACGGCGAAGCTTTTAAAGGTGCGTAAAAGGTATAAAGAACTGTCCCTTCATTTAAAAGAACCATCACTGTTGTAAGCGCCGTTCCAACCGTCATTACAATGTAACCAAGCCATCCCATCCGATGAGGTTGGTCATAGAATTTACCCATTGTTCTGCTCATGCCGGCATAGAAAAAACCAATAATAAAATAAGTTGTAAATACAAGTGCAAGTAAAATGCCGTGAGCCGTCAACAGCTGGTAATAGCCTATTCCTGCAGGAAGTTGAATCGTCCCACTTCTTACAAGTGTTTGTAAAAGTCCTGCAATCCCCCCTAAAAGAACGGCTGCAAAAGCGATATACAGATGAGCCATACTAAGCCTTGCATCACTTCGATCGACTACTAATTCATTCATCATTTTATCACCTCCAGTGGCACACCCATCGCCTGGTGACCAACCCCACAATATTCATTACATAAAATGAGAAACTGTCCCTCTTCATCAAACGTATGTGTAATGGTATTGATATGACCTGGTGTAATCATCATATTCACATTCGTTTTCGGAATTTGAAATCCGTGTACCACATCTTTACTTGTTACTTTGAAATGGACAGTTGCCCCTTCAGGTATTTTTATTTCATCGTTCGATTGAAATGTGAACGCTTGAGCAACTAGCACCAATTCATATTCATTCTCACCGATCTTTTTTAAGCCTGGATCATCGAAAGGTGCCGTTAAATCGACTTGAGTTGGATCAAGAATCTCGCTATCACTTGGCGGTGTATGACCCATCGCGAAAGCGTTCACACCAATTACCAATAAAAAAACAATCAGTGATCCACTTCCAATCATGAGCCATAGCCTTTCTAATTTGTGCATGTGCATGCTATTTCCCCCTCTCTATAGACGAATCATATATAGCCAGTAGACGCTAAACCAGGACAGGACAATAAACCCCCCAAGCAACATGACAGCAATCATCGTTCCTTTCAGGTTTGGTCCTTCCTTTGTCGTAACGACTTTTCGCACCGTTTTCTTTTTCTCCTCAAGAACCCCCATTGTTCCTCCTCCTTTGTATGCTCGGTATAGATTTAGTTTAGGAGAATAAAAAGGTTTATTCTGTGACTTTACTCACAAAACAGTGGGAGGTTTTGGTTTGGACAATAAAATTTGAATTTGGACAATATAGTTTGTTTTTAGCCAATAAACTAAGATTTTGGACAAAATAATGTTTTTTTGGCCAATAAAAACAGCAAAAAAAAAGAGTTCAGGACAACTGCTCCTAAACTTTTTATAACCGACATATGTTTTTAGGACAGCCTTCACAATGACAAATCGCTTTTAGCTGTTCAAGATCTTCAATCATGATAGTGCCATTTTCATAGGCAATGATGTTATCCTTCTTTAACTGATTTAACATTCGATTGACCGTTTCGCGCGTGGCGCCAATTAAATCAGCAATTTCCGTGTTCGTGAACTTTGTGGTCATTCGAATGGTATTTCCTTCTTCAATACCGTAAGTGTTTGCGATTCGAATCAATGTTGAGGCAAGAGCTCCGTGCTTCCCAAAAAACATTAAATCACGAAGTTTCGTTTGCGTAAAACGCTGCATATACCCCATCCATTTCATAAATTCAACTGCAAGATCACCGTTTTGCCAGAGGATTGTTTCAAGGTCTTTTTGTTGGATGACGCCAAGACTGCAATCCGTCATTGCTTCTGCACTAAAGCTATTAAGAACGTGGCTGTCATCTCCAATTTCCCCAAAAAGATCGCCTGCCTGGAAGTGGTAGAGAACAAGGTCCTTCCCCTCATCTGAACTTTTCGTAAGTTTCACTGCTCCACTTTTTAAATAATAAAGATGATTGCAGTCGTTTCCTTCCCAGTAGATCTTTTCACCACGTTTCACCTGCTGTTCATACATTAACTCTTCTAATTTCACAAAATTTTGATTAGAAAAAGACTGTGTGTTGTAACTCCCTTTATTCATCATCGTAACTGGACATGTAACCTTCATCGATTTCCCTCCTAGAACCCTTCTGTTGCTTTCATTATAAGAGTTCACTTCTAATTCAGGTGTGATAAACATCACATCTCGCCCATTTTATTAAAAAAGATGTGACATTCCTTACAGTCTACTTTTCAAATACCGGTTACATTTAAACTAACAAACGAATTGGAAGGTGAAGAACATGCTAACAGGAGTTATTTTAGCCGGGGGACCAAATGATTATATCTACGGTCGCCACAGATCCCTTCTACCACATCATAGCGAACCACTTATTCAGTTTCAGATTAAAGAAATGCGTAAAATCGTTGATGAAATGATTGTCGTAACAAATACACCTAGAGACTTACTGCCCTTCGTACCAGCAGACACACGCATCATTACAGATTTTTTTCAAAACAAAGGTCCTCTAGGTGGTTTACATGCCGGGCTTTCACTTGCTAGAACGGATGTCATATGGGTAATCGAATCAGATAATCTTGCCCCGTCTACTCGCGTCGCAAGTAGATTGATAAAGAACTTATTGAAATTTGATGTCGATGGTGCTCTTCCTGTCTTTAATGGGGTTCTAAAACCATTTGAAGGAGTTTATAGGACAAGCACAAAAACATGCCTAACGGGTTTGCTTCAAGCGGGAAATACCACCACTTCCACTTTTCTAAAAAGCATTAATACTTCTTCAGTAGTCATTCAACCCGATATGCTCTCCCTCAAATAGACATGGCAAATTTGCCATGTCTATTTGAATAGTTCCTCTCTCTTTTTCAATGAACCCCCTGTACACCAAGCTACTGGTCCTTTTTTAATTCACATGCTTTTCTTATGAAAAGGTGGTACGATAGCGATGATAACGCTTTAAGATAACTTACATATGGATATAGGTGAAAACAATGAAAAGAATATCACTATTACTCATCGTCCTTTTGATTTCTGTTGGAGGTCCCGTCTTTTGGCTATCCAGTCAAAAGGAAGATCCAAAGAACGCCTCAGACCTCCTTGCTTATCGAAACGTAACACAGCATTCTAATGATAGTACACTTGAAACTTCTACTTTAACACTTGCAGCAATTGGAGATATCTTAATCCATGATCGCGTCTACGAAAAAGCAGTTGAAGCGGGGAAGTATAATTTTAATCCGATGCTTCAAAACGTACAAAATCAATTACAAGACGCAGACATAACCATTGCCAATCAAGAAACGGTAATAGGTGGAACCTCAATTGGCCTTTCTTCCTATCCTTCTTTTAACAGTCCAACTGAAGTTGGTGATACCTTAAAAATGTCCGGAGTCGATATCGTCTCAATGGCGAACAATCATACATTAGACCGAGGAGAAAAGGCCATCCAAAATGCGATTCAGCATTGGAAAAAAATCGGTATACTTTATACAGGAAGCTACTTATCCAAAGAAGATAGGAATCAAATTCGAACGATCGAACATAATGGCATTTCGTTAGCTTTTCTTTCTTATACTTATGGAACGAACGGTATACGTCCTCCCGCTAATAAGCCGCACCTCGTTAACTACATTGATAAAAACGTTATGAAACAAGATATACAAAATGCCAAAAAACAAGTAGATGGTGTCGTTGTAAGCGTACATTTTGGAACTGAATATGAACGCTACCCAAATAATACACAATTGGAGCTAAGTTCATTTCTAGCCGAGGCAGGAGCTGACCTTATTTTGGGCCATCACCCTCACGTGCTTCAACCACTTGAATGGATTGAAACAAAAGACAATCGAGACGTACTCGTTGCTTATTCACTTGGTAACTTTTGGTCAGGCCAGAAGGGTGATTACAAAGATATCGGTGGCATTTTGAAAGTGGAGTTTGCCAAAGAGCAATTTAGAGGAAAAACGACGTTTTCTGTCATCTCTCCCTCCTTCATACCAACGTTTGTTGATCGGAACTATCACGTTCACCCGCTTATAGAAGCCAAGCCTGAGCGACTAGAGGAAATAAACGATCATATGAGAAAATGGATCCCAAGCCTAAAAGTCCCTAAACTCTAAAAAAACAGAACTACTCTCGTTAGAATGACGACCTAACGAGAGTAGTTCTGTTGTTGGTTTTTTTACGAAAGCGTGTACCCACCATCTACGATGAGATTGTGCCCATTAATATAACTTGAATCCTCGCTAGATAAAAAATATACGGCTTTGGCAATTTCAAGCGAGCCCAATAGCTCTTCGCTACTTCGCTCTAAGCTTTCACCGCGTTCTTTTGAGCGTCCAAGCCCAAGAACACTAGCTCCTTTTCCTGCAAAATAGCGCGATGTTTCCTGCCCAATTCCTGATGTTGCACCAGTAACAATCACAACTTTATCTATATGAACCATCCCTTCTTTCTTTCTTACATTAAGCGTAATAGAAGAAAGGGCACGGTCCTAATTTGAATCGGTTTTTAATGTGTATTGTAAAAAATAGTCAGAAGCTGAAAACTTCTGACTATTTAGGAGTTTCACTACTATCTGCTATACCATTTATAAATCCGTCCAAATCACACAACTGATTCACAGACGGAGAAAGGGCCAATTTCTCTAATATCCCCGCATAATACTCCTGGTTTGAATCATCGATTAATGTCGCTAACGCGGATCGGATCACTTCTGCTTCTCGGTGAGTAATGTTCACATGCATTCCTCCTCTAATTGTTTTTCTTATTTTCTCCTTCAATCATCATAATCATGTGGTTTTTTGCCAGAATAACAATGAGGTGAAGAAAATGAATAAGGGTATGAACCTAGCACTTTCAGCAATTGTCCTTGCACAAGGACTAAAAATACTGACACACAAAGCAACATCAGGCAAGTGGGATTGGCGACCCCTCCTTCAAACAGGAGGAATGCCTAGTTCTCATTCTGCAGGTGTGTCAGCACTAGCTACTTACACAGCTTTAAAAACAGGAAAAGACTCGATTGAGACTTCTCTTGCGGTTGTTTTTGGAGTCATTGTCATGTACGATGCTCAAGGAATTAGACGACACACAGGTGAGATCGCTCGGCTTGTTAATGACCTTGATGAAGATTTTGAGCTCTTATCAGGACATTACCCCGATCTGTTTCATCCAAGGCGCGATGTAGAACTGAATGAATTACTTGGTCATCAGCCCGCAGAGGTAGGCGGGGGTGCCTTACTCGGCATAGCACTTGGATTTTTCGGATACTTTTCAAAAAAATAACAGTATTGCATTTGACATATCTAATCTAGCGTGTATAATGTGTAGTTGGGGTATCAATAAACCCGATATTAACAACTAGCTCCTTTAAAATAAGGAGAACTAAAATTCATAACTGGAAAGGTATGAACAGCATGATTCTAATTGGCTTGTATCAAGTTAATGGCCATACTACAATTGCTGTTGATCCTCCTCACTCACACTGGCGCGGCTTCGGAGCCGTAAGGATGGAAGAGAGGTAGGGCTTTCGTTGTTTGAGAGATCAACAGATCTCTATGGTATGTTTACCGCGGCAATGAAGGAGTTACTGTTAATAAATAACGATCGTTATATATAATGAAAGAGCGCATCAAATCGATGCGCTCTTTGTCAATTTTATGGAGAAATTTTCTCATTTTTTTGTGCGATGATATCCGCTATGACACCACCAGTATAAAGAATAGATGAAATAATGCCACTTATGCCAAATGCTCCAATCCCAATCAGCCAACGCATTGGATAAGGCTCTTCAATCGTGGCGTAATTCGGTAAGTTTTCTCCAAGCGTAATGCCAATAAAGAGCGCGGCGATGATTCCTGTAAGTAATGTATACACTGCCATTCTTCTAAGTAAGTATCCATTCATACCCGATCCCTCCCTCTTGCTTGCTTATTCCCTCTCATGATCCAATAAAACATAAAGAGACGTAAGAAAAGAAGGCAAACGAAAAAGAGATGGTTAGCGTTATGAGAAAATGACGACTATGTTAAAATAAAGATAACTTGATGAAATAGCATAGAGTGGCTAAAACGAATATTTATCCTGTCTTGCAGGTTTAACGTATATGATAATAAAGGAGTAACAATATGACAATGTTTAATCAACACCCATTTCTTTCGGAAAACTGGCAAGCTGCCGGTTTTACAAATTTCTCAGATGTTCAAGAACAGGCAATTCCTCGTATCTTGAACGGCGAGGATTTACTTGTTGAAGCACCCACTGGTACCGGAAAGACGCTAGCTTACCTTTTACCTATTATGCAGAAGCTTGATCCGACCAAGAAAAACACACAGGCGATCGTACTTGCGCCAACTCGGGAACTTGCCATGCAAGTTTTCGAAGTCGCTCAAAAGTTTTTAAAAGGTAGTGAAATGACAGCTGCTTCGATGATCGGGGGAGCTGCGATTAAACGCCAATTAGACAAGCTCAAAAAACACCCGCAACTAATTGTTGGGACGCCGAACCGAGTTGCTGAATTGATTGATATGAAAAAACTTAAGATGAATGAAGTTATTAGCATCGTAGCCGATGAAGCCGATCAGGTGCTACACCCTTCTACAATGGAAGATGTTTCTTACATCTGTCAATCTGCCCTTAGAGACTGCCAGCTTCTTTTCTTCTCAGCTACTCTTAGTGATAAAGTACTCATGCAAGCGAAAAAGCTTTCTGATAATCCATCAGTATTAAGCATTAAAGCAACTGCTGAAGCGAAGAAAGCCATTGATCACAGCTATTACGTAACCAACCGTCGCGAAAAACCAGAACTACTTCGAAAGCTTGCACGTAAAGATGGTGTTAAAGCTCTAGCTTTTGTTAACAATAGCAATTATCTTTCCCGTTTAAAGGACATTCTTGCAACTAAAAAGATTTCATTCGATGTATTGGATAGTTCCACTAACAAGACTGAAAGAAAAAATGTTC contains:
- a CDS encoding b(o/a)3-type cytochrome-c oxidase subunit 1 — its product is MMNELVVDRSDARLSMAHLYIAFAAVLLGGIAGLLQTLVRSGTIQLPAGIGYYQLLTAHGILLALVFTTYFIIGFFYAGMSRTMGKFYDQPHRMGWLGYIVMTVGTALTTVMVLLNEGTVLYTFYAPLKASPWFYIGLTLFIVGTWLAGGAMCHQYYIWKKVTHKNISPLFSFMAVMTMVLWFVATIGVAVSVIFQFIPWSFGWVDEINILLSRTLFWYFGHPLVYFWLLPAYVCWYVIIPEIIGGKIFSDSLARLSFVLFLLFSIPVGFHHQLLESGISPFWKYLQVVLTFMVIVPSLMTAFSLFATFEIAGRKKGAKGLFGWFRALPWKDARFFAPMVGMLIFIPAGAGGIINASNQMNQIVHNTLWVTGHFHLTVASSVALTFFGIAYWLIPHLTGRVLTGRMHQIANLQTILWAIGMFFMSGAMHTVGLLGAPRRTAYTTYQDHPDALGWIPYEVTMAVGGSILFIAILLLMYIMTALAFFAPKGKEDFPIGEVAEAAEKTPVILENWRLWLGIATVLILVAYTVPVIQMIEHAPPGSPGYKFW
- a CDS encoding cytochrome c oxidase subunit II, which gives rise to MHMHKLERLWLMIGSGSLIVFLLVIGVNAFAMGHTPPSDSEILDPTQVDLTAPFDDPGLKKIGENEYELVLVAQAFTFQSNDEIKIPEGATVHFKVTSKDVVHGFQIPKTNVNMMITPGHINTITHTFDEEGQFLILCNEYCGVGHQAMGVPLEVIK
- a CDS encoding cytochrome c oxidase subunit 2A, which produces MGVLEEKKKTVRKVVTTKEGPNLKGTMIAVMLLGGFIVLSWFSVYWLYMIRL
- a CDS encoding Crp/Fnr family transcriptional regulator; translation: MKVTCPVTMMNKGSYNTQSFSNQNFVKLEELMYEQQVKRGEKIYWEGNDCNHLYYLKSGAVKLTKSSDEGKDLVLYHFQAGDLFGEIGDDSHVLNSFSAEAMTDCSLGVIQQKDLETILWQNGDLAVEFMKWMGYMQRFTQTKLRDLMFFGKHGALASTLIRIANTYGIEEGNTIRMTTKFTNTEIADLIGATRETVNRMLNQLKKDNIIAYENGTIMIEDLEQLKAICHCEGCPKNICRL
- a CDS encoding NTP transferase domain-containing protein produces the protein MLTGVILAGGPNDYIYGRHRSLLPHHSEPLIQFQIKEMRKIVDEMIVVTNTPRDLLPFVPADTRIITDFFQNKGPLGGLHAGLSLARTDVIWVIESDNLAPSTRVASRLIKNLLKFDVDGALPVFNGVLKPFEGVYRTSTKTCLTGLLQAGNTTTSTFLKSINTSSVVIQPDMLSLK
- a CDS encoding CapA family protein, which gives rise to MKRISLLLIVLLISVGGPVFWLSSQKEDPKNASDLLAYRNVTQHSNDSTLETSTLTLAAIGDILIHDRVYEKAVEAGKYNFNPMLQNVQNQLQDADITIANQETVIGGTSIGLSSYPSFNSPTEVGDTLKMSGVDIVSMANNHTLDRGEKAIQNAIQHWKKIGILYTGSYLSKEDRNQIRTIEHNGISLAFLSYTYGTNGIRPPANKPHLVNYIDKNVMKQDIQNAKKQVDGVVVSVHFGTEYERYPNNTQLELSSFLAEAGADLILGHHPHVLQPLEWIETKDNRDVLVAYSLGNFWSGQKGDYKDIGGILKVEFAKEQFRGKTTFSVISPSFIPTFVDRNYHVHPLIEAKPERLEEINDHMRKWIPSLKVPKL
- a CDS encoding divergent PAP2 family protein, which translates into the protein MKKMNKGMNLALSAIVLAQGLKILTHKATSGKWDWRPLLQTGGMPSSHSAGVSALATYTALKTGKDSIETSLAVVFGVIVMYDAQGIRRHTGEIARLVNDLDEDFELLSGHYPDLFHPRRDVELNELLGHQPAEVGGGALLGIALGFFGYFSKK
- a CDS encoding DEAD/DEAH box helicase, coding for MTMFNQHPFLSENWQAAGFTNFSDVQEQAIPRILNGEDLLVEAPTGTGKTLAYLLPIMQKLDPTKKNTQAIVLAPTRELAMQVFEVAQKFLKGSEMTAASMIGGAAIKRQLDKLKKHPQLIVGTPNRVAELIDMKKLKMNEVISIVADEADQVLHPSTMEDVSYICQSALRDCQLLFFSATLSDKVLMQAKKLSDNPSVLSIKATAEAKKAIDHSYYVTNRREKPELLRKLARKDGVKALAFVNNSNYLSRLKDILATKKISFDVLDSSTNKTERKNVLNRFRNDQIQLLLTTDLAARGLDIDNITHVFHYDLSEDVRTYLHRSGRTGRMGKEGSVVTLLLPGEEKYLEKITQKLDLELTRKNAPAPKSRKRK